ATCGCCTTCTTAAGCATCAATATTTGCTCTCTTCTTTCGAAGCTCGAGAACTGTGAGGGGGATGAGGAGGCAAATCTCAACATCAACTCGCCTTTTTTCACCATCCACTCCTTCTCCTTCCGTTTCCTCCGATAATAGTCGATACAATAATTCCGCGCCACCCGGGAGAGCCACTGAGGGAGATTGGAACCGAGATCAAACTTTTTAAGCGAGCTCATCAACTTGAGGAATATCTCTTGAACCAGATCCTCCGCCTCCTCTACCCTACCCACGAACTGATAAGCGATATTAAACACCATCCGCCGATATCTGGCGAGGAGAAGTTCCCAGCCTCCCTCATCACCCTTAAGGCACCACTCAACCAACTCGGTATCGGAGGGCTGTTCCCTCCTTCTTCCTCCCATCCTTTACCTACTTACAATAACGGATTAATATAAGGTAAAAGTTCCCCCTTCCATCATTCCAAAATTGACTACCAGATGCAAGAAAAAATTGACGCGGGGCTACAATATATTGTAGAGTAGGGGCGAAATGAAGGGAAGGAAGCTCAACTTTATAATAGGGGCGGGGATAGGCGGAGGGTTGCTTTACCTCTTTTTAAGGAAGGCTGATTTTTCCGCCGTCTACCAGAGCCTAAGGGAAGCAAGCTACCCCTTGGTGGCTCTCTCCATAGGGTGGATGCTCTTTACCTATTTCATCCGCGCTT
This portion of the Acidobacteriota bacterium genome encodes:
- a CDS encoding RNA polymerase sigma factor; the protein is MGGRRREQPSDTELVEWCLKGDEGGWELLLARYRRMVFNIAYQFVGRVEEAEDLVQEIFLKLMSSLKKFDLGSNLPQWLSRVARNYCIDYYRRKRKEKEWMVKKGELMLRFASSSPSQFSSFERREQILMLKKAIAELPEPIRICLTLREFEGYSYQEIAEELNIPLGTVKSRINRGRLELLKLFEREEGG